GCGGCATGCCGCCCGGTCCGCCGAAGCCATCGCCCAGGGTGACCTGACCCTCGCCATCGACCCGGTGGGGCCCACCGAGACGCGGGTGCTGCTCACCGCGGTGCGCGACATGCGTGACCGCCTGGCCACGATCGTCCACGGCGTGCGCCAGAACGCCGAGTGCGTGGCCATGGCCTCCGGCGAGATCGCCGACGGCAACAACGACCTCAGCGCACGCACCGAGGAACAGGCGAGCGCCCTGGAGGAGACCTCCTCGTCGATGGAACAGCTGTCGGGCACGGTACGGCAGAACGCCGACAACGCGGCCCAGGCGAACCAGCTCGCGATGCACGCCTCCGACGTGGCCGCGCAGGGCGGCGAAGTCGTGTCCCGCGTGGTCGAGACGATGAAGGGCATCAACGACAGCTCGAAGAAGATCGTCGACATCATCGGCGTGATCGACGGCATCGCGTTCCAGACCAACATCCTCGCGCTGAACGCCGCGGTGGAAGCCGCCCGGGCCGGGGAACAGGGCCGCGGTTTCGCGGTCGTGGCTGGCGAGGTGCGTTCGCTCGCGCAACGCAGCGCCGAAGCGGCCAAGGAGATCAAGACGCTGATCTCGACGAGCGTGGAGCGCGTCGAACAGGGCACGAACCTCGTGGACCAGGCCGGCGGCACGATGGAGGAGGTGGTCACGGCCATCCGCCGCGTGACCGACATCGTGGGCGAGATCAGCTCGGCCAGCAGCGAACAGAGCCTGGGCGTGTCCCAGGTGGGCGAGGCCATGGCCCAGATGGACCAGGCCACGCAGCAGAACGCCGCGCTCGTCGAGGAGTCGGCGGCCGCCGCCGAAAGCCTCAAGGCCCAGGCCCAGCAGCTGGTGGCCGCGGTGGCGGTGTTCCGTCTCGCGTCCGGCGGCACCCCGGCCCCGGTGGCGGCGCCCGCCCCCGCACCGCGCGCACCCGCGCCGGTGATCCAGCGCACGATGGGCGGCGCCCCGCTGGCGCCGGCACCTCAGCCGGCCAAGGTGGTGCGTTCGACGGTCAAGGCACCGGCAGCGCCCGCCCCGGCACCGACGCCCGCCCCCGCCCTCGCGACCACCGCGGCAGGCGACGACTGGGAAACCTTCTGATCCCCACGGCGGACCGGCCCGCGGCTGAACCTCAGCCCTTCTCCTGGTCCTGCAGCAGGCGCCACATGACCTTGCCCGAGCCCGACTTGGGCAGCGAGTCGACGAACTGCACGATCTTCGGCACCTTGTAGGCGGCCATGTGGTCCTTGGCCCAGTTCGTGATGTCGTCGGGCGCGGTCTTGCCCTTGGCGTCGGCGCGCAGCACGACGACCGCCTTCACGGTCTCGCCGCGGTAGCTGTCCTGGGCCGAGATGATGCAGGCCTCCTGCACCGCGGGGTGCTTGTAGAGCAGCATCTCCACCTCGGCCGGCCACACCTTGAAGCCGCTCGCGTTGATCATGCGCTTGAGGCGGTCGGTGATGAAGAAGTAGCCTTCCTCGTCCATGCGGCCCAGGTCGCCGGTGCGGAAGAACTTCTTGCCCTCGAACTCGACGAACGCGGCCGCCGTGGCCTCGGGCTGGTTCCAGTAGCCCTTGAAGACCTGCAGGCCGTGGCTGATGATCTCGCCCACCTCGCCCACCGGCATCTCCTTGAGCGTGACCGGGTCCACCACGCGCGAATCGACGCCGAAGGTGGGAATGCCCAGGCACTGCTGCTTCGCCCGCTCGGGCGGGTTCGCGTGCGTGGCGGCGCAGGTCTCGGTGAGGCCGTAGCCTTCGGCGAACACCAGGTCGAACTCCTTCAGCAGGCGCTCGGCCACGGCCTGCGGCATGGCCGCGCCGCCGCCGTTGAGCGCCTTCAGGCTGCTCAGGTCGAAGCTCTTGTAGTTCGGGCTGCCGAACAGGTCGATGATCATCGTGGGGATGCACGTGAAGTGCGTGACCCGGTACCGGGAGATCATGCGGCCGGCGAGTTCACGGTCCCAGCGCGGCAGGATCACGACCGTGCTGGCGGCGAACACCGCCGCGCACACGGTGCCGGTCATGCCGGTGATGTGGAACATGGGCACCACGCCCAGGCTCACCGCCTCGGGGCCGCCGTGGGCCCACTGGATGCCCACGGTGTTCGACATCACCGTGGCGTGCGTGTGCATGCAGCCCTTCGGGTTGCCCGTGGTGCCCGAGGTGTAGGGCAGCACGGCGAGGTCGTCCGGACCGGCCGTGTGCGGGCCGGGGACGCGCTTCGCGGCGAGCACGTCGGTCCAGCGCACGTACTGCGTGGCCGGGGTGGATTCGGGCATCGGCGGGTCGAGGCGCAGCCACGCCTCGACCGGCGCGGGCGGCGCGAGTTCGGGATCGATGGGGCCCTCGGGCATCGCATCGGTGAACCGGCTCACCAGCACGTGTGTCAGGCGCTGGCCCTCGGGCACCGCGGCGTTGGCCGCGGCGACCACCGCCGCGCCGTCGGCCGTGCAGATCGCCACGCGGGCCGCCGGGTCGGTGATGTAGTGGCCGAACTCGTCGGCCTTGTTCATCGGGTTGACCGGCACCACCACCGCGTCGGCACGCAGGATGCCGTAGTACGCGGCGACGAACTGCGGGCAGTTCTGCATGTAGAGCGCCACGCGGTCGCCCTTCTTGACGCCGACTTCCTGCAGCCACCCGGCGATCGACTCCGCCTGCTGCTGCAGTTCGGCGTACGAGAGGGGCTTTCCGAAGAACACGTATGCGGCTTTCTGCGGGTAGCGGCGTGCCGAGACCTCGAGGTTGAACCAGAGGGACGTGGACGGCACGACGAGTTCGCGCGGCAGGCGCTTGGGCCAGACGGCTTCGTGCGGACGGGGGGCTTTCACATCGGCGGACACGGGCATCTCCAGAGCGTTTTTGTGGGTCCCTGAGATATATCCGAATGCAGCGATTTCGCGTGTCACGGTCACGACCCGAAGCCCTGGTAAAAACCCGGAGAAAGCACCCTCAAGCGCCTTTGCGAGGCAGGGCCTAGAACATCTGGTTTCCCGAGCCTTCGGGTTCTGTGGCACAACTCCGGACCCACCCTTCCGTTCCACGAGCACGCAGCCCATGAAACCCACCGTCTCCCGCTTTCGCCTGATCGCCCTCAGCGCCTGCATCGGCGCCCTCATGGTCGCCTGCGGTGGCGACGATGCCGCACCGCCCGACACCACCGGGGGTGGCGGTGGCGGCGGTGGCGGTGGCGGTGGTGGCGGCAGCACCGGGGGCAGCGGGGGTGGCGCCGACAACGTGAAGCCGGTCGCCCAGCTGACCTCGCCCGCCAACCTGGCGGACGCGCTCACCGGCACCCTGAACCTGCAGGCCACGGCCACCGACAACGTGGGCGTCGCCTCGGTGGAGTTCCAGATCGACGGCGTGGCCATCGGCACCGCCGACACCACGGCCCCGTACGCCGCCACGGTCAACGTGGCCGACCACCCGGCCGGCCAGCACATCCTCCGGGCCCGCGCACGGGACGCGGCGGGCAACCTCTCCGACTGGTCGACGTCCACCGTGCGCTTCGGCGGCTCCGCTACCGTGCCGAAGGGCTTCTCGCAGAACAACGCCTGGATCACCGGGCTCCACAGCGCCACGTCGATGGCGCAGGCACCCGACGGCCGGCTCTTCATCGCGCAGAAGGGCGGCACCATCCGGATCGTGAAGAACGGCGCGCTGCTGCCCCAGCCCCTCGTGGACAACAGCGTCAACACCGACTCGGCCGGCGAACGCGGCTTCATCGGCATCGCCATCCACCCGGACTTCGCCACCAACGGCTACGTGTACGTGCACTACACGAACACGGCCGGCGGCTCGCACGGGCGCATCAGCCGGTACGTGGTGAGCGGCGACGTGTCCGACGGCGTCGAAACCGTGCTCGTCGACCTGCCGGTGCTGAGCAGTGCCACCAACCACAACGGCGGCGCCATCCACTTCGGCCTCGACGGCAAGCTCTACGTGGGCGTGGGGGACAACGCGGACCGCACGCGGTCGCCGCTGCTCACCAGCGTGTTCGGCAAGGTCCTGCGCTTCAACGACGACGGTTCGATCCCCACCGACAACCCCCACTACGCCACCCAGACGGGCCAGGCCCGGGCCATCTGGGCGCGCGGCCTGCGCAACCCGTTCACCTTCGCGGTCCAGCCCGTCACCGGCACGCTCTACATCAACGACGTGGGCGAAGGCACCTGGGAGGAGATCGACGTCGGCGCGGCGGGCGCCAACTACGGCTGGCCGTCGAGCGAAGGCCCCACCACGGATGCCGGCATCACCGCCCCGCTGTTCGCCTACAACCACGCCGCGGCCACCCCGCCGGGTTCCGGCCCGGGCGGCTTCCTCACCGGCTTCTCGATCGCCGGCGGCGCCTTCTACCCGGCCAGCGGCCCGTTCGCGGCCAACTACCGCGGCAACTACTTCTTCGCCGACTACGTGAGCCGCTGGGTGGGCCGCCTCGACCCCGCCAACGGCAACGCGGCCAGCACCTTCGCCACGCTGGCGGCGAACCCGGTGGACCTGCTCGTCGGGAACGACGGTGCGCTGTACGTGCTCGGCCTCTCGGGCATCACGCGCATCGCCGTCAACTGATCCACCCGGGCCGACTTATTGCTTTGCAGGACCATGGCCGCCGTCATCGCCCCCGCCCCCACCCCGCCGCGCACCCGCGCCGGGGTGCCGGCCATCCTCGACATCGAGGCGTCGGGGTTCGGGCGGGCCAGCTACCCCATCGAGATCGGGTACATCCTCGCGGACGGCAGCACCTTCTGCACGCTGGTGCGTCCGGCCCCGGGCTGGACGCACTGGGACCCGTCGGCCGAGGCGGTGCACCACATCTCCCGCGCGGCCCTCGAACGCCACGGCCGGCCGGTGAACGAGGTGGCGCGGCTGCTGAACGACCGGCTGCGTGGCCAGACGCTCTACACCGACGCCTGGGGCCACGATTACGCGTGGCTCTCGTCGCTGTTCGAGGAAGCGGGCCTGGTGCCGCTGTTCCGTCTCGACAGCCTGCGCAAGCTGCTGACCGACGACGAGGCCGCCCGCTGGAAGCGGGCGAAGGACCAGATCACCGGCGAGTTCTCGGTGGCACGCCACCGCGCGAGCGTGGACGCGTGGCTGCTGCAGCAGACCTGGCTGCGGCTGCAGCACCGGCCGGGTGGCGAATGCCTCTTCTGCGACCTGCCCGAGTAGGTCACTGACGCCGGGTCGCCCCGGACGTCCAGCCCGCCGGCTCGTACACATCGACCATCGGCAGCCGGTTTTCCGTGTAGTGCACCTCGGTGAGCACCGGTGCACCGAGCGTCGGCAGCACCTGCCGGAACAGCGCGCGGGCCGAGGCCAGGTCGTTCACGTCGACGTCGATGCGGTGGAAGGCCACGCGGCGTGCACCGTCGGGGCCGGAGTCCCCGAGCGACTCGCCCGAGCTGATCACCTCGCCCAGCCGGAGGTCGGCCAGCGCCTGTGCCACGCCATCTTCCAGCGTCCGGTCGCGGACCTCGGCATGGCGGGCGGCGGGCACCTTGATGTAGACGAACGGCATGAAGGGCGACTGTACGCCCGTTGCCGTCCGCGTGCCGGTCAGCCGCTCACCACTCCGAGTCGCGGCGCAGCTGCACGCACTGGGGATGGTCCACCAGGGCACCCTGGGTGCAGACGCGCTGCATGCAGCTCGACATCGACCCCGTGGCGCGGGCGTTGCACACGTCGCGCGGCGTCTGGGCCGCGGCCGCCGGGGCGGCGGGGGTGGCGGCCGGCGTGCGGGGGCGCGCGGGCTGCGGATTGGCGCGGGGCGCCGGCGTGGGCGCCACCGCGGTCACGGGCGGGGGCGTCACCGGGGTTGTCGCGGGCGGCGGGGCCACGGCCGGGGCGACCGCGCTGGCGGACCAGTTCGGCACGGCGACGACGGGCGGCGGGGCAACCGCCGCTGGCGCGGGGTCGACCGCCGGCGTGGCGGGCGTCGCCGGCACGGTGGCCGGGGCCACGATCACCGGCACCGCGGCCGACGCGGCCACGGCGGGCGGCGTGACGGGTGCGGCCGGCTTGCCCAGCCGGTCCTTGAGCAGCAGGTAGCCCAGGGCCACCACGACGAGCAGCACGGCGCCCAGCACGCCCAGCATCAGCCCGGTACGCGAGCCCGACCCGGTGGCCTCGGCGGGTGCATCGGCCCCGTCGAACATCGGTGGCAGCGCGCGCGACGTGCGCGGCGGCGGTGCGGGAGCCACGGGCGGGGCCGACACCGCGGGCGGTGCCGGCGGCGGCGGCGGCGGTGGCGGCACGGGCACGGCAGCCGCCGGCGGACGCACGGGTGCCGTCCCGGTGGCGCCGCGGGGCGGTGCGGCGATGGTGGCATCGGCCGGCGTCGCGGCCGGCTTCGTGACCACCGTCAGTTCGAGGTCCACCGGGGCCGCATCGTCGGTCTGCTGGGTGCGGTCCCAGCCCGCGGCCGGCGGGGACACCGGAACGGCGGGGGCGGCCGGCACGGGGGCGGGCTGCTCGGGCGGGTCCACGCGCCCTTCGAGCGCATCGCGGAACTGCTGGACGTTCTGGGGCCGTGTGTGCGGGCTCACGGTCAGCGCCCAGTCGATGGCCTTGAGCACCTTGAGCGGCATGCTGCCCGTGACTTCGCGGGGCAGCGTGGTGAGCGGCACGTGGTCGTCGTGCACCGCCCGCGACGCCGACGGCTTCGGCGGGCGCCCGGTCACGACGAAGTGCAGCACCGCGCCGAGCGCGTACAGGTCGGTCCACGGGCCCTGGCGCAGGTGGCCCACGTCGGCGTACTGCTCGATGGGCGCGTAGCTCGGCTTGAGCACGGCCGTCAGCGACTGCGTGCGGTCCCCGATCACGGCGCGCGCGGCGCCGAAGTCGAGCAGCACCGGCGGGCCGTCGGGCAGCAGCAGGATGTTGTCGGGAGCGATGTCCCGGTGGTACACGCTCTCCTTGTGCAGCACCTCCATCGCCCCGAGCAAGGGGTCGACGAGGCCGCGCAGCCAGCTTTCATCGGGCGTGTGCAGCATCGCACGGCGCTCGTCCTTGAGCGTGCGGCCCGGGTAGAACGGCATCGCCATGTACGCCGTGCCGTTCGCCTCCCAGAACCGGTACACCTTGACGAGCGACGGGTGGTTGAAGCGGGCGAGCAGCTTGGCCTCGTTCACGAACGAACGCAGGCCGATGTTGAACGTGTCCTGGTGCATGCTGGAGCGCAGCGACACCTCGGTGCCGCGCCCGCGGGCCGCCATCATCGACGGCATGTACTCCTTGACGGCCACGAGGCGGTCGAGGGCGTGGTCCATCGCGAGGTACACGATGCCGAAACCGCCCACACCCAGCACCTTCAGGATCTCGAACTCGCCCAGGCGCGTGCCGACGGGCAGCGCGTCGTGCTCGTCCTGCAGGGGCGCGCTGCCGGTGCTGGTGGTGGGGGGGAGACTGCTGGTCATGTGGCGCGCGGGGCGGGTCCGGACATGGGGCGAGAGCTTATCGCAGCGCACCCGCCTCCCGGCCCCCTCTTTCCGGTGTCTAGAATCGCGATTTCCTCACGAAACCGCCCACTGTCATGAGCAACATCACCCAGAGCCTGGCCGGCAAGGTCAGCACCAAGGCCAACGTCTACTTCGACGGCAAGTGCGTCTCGCACAGCATCGAACTCGCCGACGGCACCAAGAAGAGCGTGGGCGTGATCCTGCCCGCCACGCTGAACTTCGGCACCGGCGCCCCGGAAATCATGGAACTGATCGACGGCAGCTGCCGCGTGAAGCTCAAGGGTGAGAGCGAGTGGAAGACGTACTCGGGTGGCCAGTCGTTCTCGGTGCCCGGGAACTCGTCGTTCGACATCGAAGTGACGACCGCCCTGCACTACATCTGCCATTTTGGTTGAGCCCCCCAGTCGCTTCGCTCCTGCCCCCGAGGGGCGCCACGGGTCGCCCGGGAAACCCGGGCTCGCGTGTGGCTTGATGGCGGGCGACGCTTCGCTGGCCCTCAGCGCGCGGGGGCCCAGGCCTGGAGGTGGGGCAGCATCCAGCGGTACGGCAGCAGCAGCACCGCCGCCATCAGCCACTTGATGCCCAGGTCCCCGGCCGCGAGCTGCATCCAGTCCATCCCGGTCCCCGCGAACGCGATCGAGAAGAACACCGCGGTGTCGACGACCGACGCCACCGCCGAGCCGATCAGCGGGGCCTTCCACCAGCTGCTCTGGCGCCAGCGGTTGAACACGGCCACGTCCATCAGCTGGGCGATCAGGAACGCCGCGCCCGAGGCCACGCCGATGCGCCACGGCGCAAGCGCCAGCGACACGGCCACCGCCACCGGGAAACCGATCCACACCACCCGCCGCGCGCCCTGGGCGCCCACGGCCCGGTTCGTCAGGTCGGTGACGAGGAAGGCCACGGGGTACGTGAACGCCCCCCAGGTCAGCCAGTCGTTGATGGGGAACTGCACCAGCCAGTTCGAGGAGACGATCACGGCGACCATGGCCGCGATGGGGCGCCACAGGCGCACGAAGGTGTCGCCCATCGTCAGACCACCACCGGTTCGGGTTCGAGGCGGATGCCGAAGCGGCCGTACACGCTCTCCTGGATGGCCTTGGCCAGCAGCATCACCTCGGAGCCGATGGCACCGCCGCGGTTGACGAGCACGAGCGCCTGCTTCTCGTAGACGCCGGCCTTGCCCACCGACTTGCCCTTCCAGCCGCAGGCATCGATCATCCAGCCCGCCGCGAGCTTCATGGTGCCGTCGGGCATCGGGTAGTGCACGATCTCGGGGTCGCGGCCGATGATGTCGCGGCACTGCTCGGGCGTGACCACCGGATTCTTGAAGAAGCTGCCGGCGTTGCCCACCACCGCCGGGTCGGGCAGCTTGGCGCGGCGGATGGCGCAGATCCAGTCGAACACCTGACGCGGCTCGGGCCGTGTCACGCCGTGTTCGGCCATCTTCCGTTCGAGCTCCAGGTAGCCCAGCACCGGCTGCCAGGGTTTCGGCAGGCGGAACCTCACGCGGGTGATGACGACCCGTCCGGCCAGCGAATGCTTGAAGACGCTGTCGCGGTAGCCGAAGGCGCAGAACTCCCCGTTCAGCGTGACGCTGCGCCCGGTGAGCAGGTCCACGCCGTCGAGCGACTCGAAGCGGTCCTTCACCTCGATGCCGTACGCCCCGATGTTCTGCACCGGCGACGCCCCGACGGTGCCCGGGATCAGCGCGAGGTTCTCGAGGCCCGGCAGTCCCTGGTCGAGCGTCCACGCGACGAAGTCGTGCCACGTCTCGCCGGCGCCGGCCTCGACGATCCAGGCGTCGGCGCGCTCCTCGACCACGCGGAGGCCGCGCACCTCCACCTTGAGCACCACCTGGGGCATGTCGCGGGTCAGCACGATGTTGCTGCCCCCGCCGAGGATGAACTTCGGCGTGGTGCCCAGGTCCGGGTGGTCGACGACCTGGCGCACCCCGGCATCGTCCGTGATGCGGACGAGTGTCTGGGCCACCGCCGGCAGGCCGAAGGTGTTGTAGGGTTTCAGGCTCACGCCGGACTCGATTTGCATGGCAGAATTTTCGCTGATTAAGCGAACCCGAGAAAATTCCATGCCCAGCTTCGATGCCGTCCTCGATCCCAACCTCGTGGAAGTGCGCAACGCCGTCGACAACACCGCCAAGGAAATCGGCACGCGTTTCGACTTCAAGGGCTCGTCCGCCAAGGTCGAACTCAAGGAGAAGGAACTCACCGTCTTCGCCGACAGCGACTTCCAGATCGGCCAGGTCCTCGACATCCTGATCGCCAAGCTCACGAAGCGCAACGTCGACATCCGCTTCATGGACCGCACCGCCAAGATCGAGAAGATCGGCGGCGACAAGGTCAAGCAGGTGATCACCGTCAAGAGCGGCATCGACGCCGACACCGCGAAGAAGATCCAGACCGCCATCAAGGGCAGCAAGCTCAAGGTGCAGGCCTCGATCCAGGGCGACACCGTCCGCGTGACGGGCGCCAAGCGCGACGACCTGCAGGCCGCGATGGCGCTGATCCGCGCCGACGTGCCCGACGCACCGGTATCGTTCAACAACTTCCGTGACTGACGCCGTGCGCCGCCTGGCCGCGGGCCTCGCCCTCGCGGGCTGCGCCGGCCTCGCGGCCGCCCAGCAGGTCTCGATGAGCGGCAGCCTCGGCGCCAGCAAGGCGCTGCTGATCATCGACGGCCAGCCGCGCACGGTCGCGGTGGGCAGCACGGTGGGCGGCGTGCGCCTGATCAGCACCGGCCCCGACCAGTCCGTGGTCGACGTGGGCGGCCGCCGCCTGACGCTGATGATCGGCGCCGCCCACGTGGGCAACAGCCCGGACACACCCGGCGACGGCACCCGCATCGTGCTCTCGGCCAGCACCGGCGGGCACTTCTTGGCCACGGGGTCCATCAACGGCTCGAGCACGCAGTTCATGGTCGACACCGGCGCCACGTCGGTCGCGATGAGCCAGGCCGAGGCCGACCGCCTCGGCGTGAAGTACCAGCAGGGACGCCAGGGCAAGGCCCACACGGCCGGCGGCGAGGTGACGCTGCACCGGGTGCGCCTGGCCGCCATCCGCATCGGCGACGTGACCGTGCGCGACGTGGACGCGGTGGTGCTGCCCACGCCGATGCCCTACATCCTGCTCGGCAACACCTTCCTGTCGCGGTTCCAGATGACCCGCCAGAACGACATCATGACCCTCGACCGGCGCTTCTGACCGGTCTTCCTCGGGACGCCGGATTTCATTCCTTAGAATGGACCGGAGATGCCCCTTGCCTACCTCGTCCTCCTCCCCTTCCTCGGCAGTGTCATCGCGGCACTGCTGCCTGCCAACGCACGCAACCGCGAGTCGACGCTCGCCGGCCTGATCGCGCTCGCCGGCGCGGTGCAGGTGGCGATGCTGTTCCCGCGCGTCGCGGCGGGCGAGGTGATCCGCGAGCAGATCGCGTGGCTGCCCTCGCTGGGCATCGACATCGTCTTCCGCATGGACGGCTTCGCGTGGATGTTCTCCATGCTCGTGCTGGGCGTGGGCGCGCTGGTCGTGATGTACGCGCGGTACTACATGTCCCCCGCCGACCCGGTGCCGCGCTTCTTCGCGTTTTTCCTCGCGTTCATGGGCGCGATGACCGGCGTCGTGCTGTCGGGCAACCTCGTGCAGCTCGTGCTGTTCTGGGAACTGACGAGCCTCTTCTCGTTCCTGCTGATCGGCTACTGGCACCACCGCACCGACGCCCGCCGCGGCGCCCGCATGGCGCTCGTGGTCACCGGCACCGGCGGCCTGTGCCTGCTGGTCGGGGTGCTGCTGATCGGGCGCATCGTCGGCAGCTTCGACCTCGACGTGGTGCTGAAGTCCGGGGACCTGGTGCGCGCCCATGCGTTGTACCCCGTCGCGCTCGTGCTCGTGCTGCTGGGCGCGCTCACCAAGAGCGCGCAGTTCCCGTTCCACTTCTGGCTGCCACACGCCATGGCCGCGCCCACGCCCGTGTCGGCGTACCTGCACTCGGCCACGATGGTGAAGGCCGGTGTCTTCCTGCTCGCGCGGCTGTGGCCCGTGCTCTCGGGCACCGACCTCTGGTTCTGGACCGTGGGGGGCGCCGGCGCGTGCACGCTGCTGCTCGGCGCGTACGCGGCCATGTTCCAGAACGACATGAAGGGGCTGCTCGCCTACTCCACCATCAGCCACCTCGGGCTGATCACGCTGCTGCTGGGCCTCAACAGCGACCTGGCCGCCGTGGCCGCGGTCTTCCACATCATGAACCACGCCACCTTCAAGGCGTCGCTGTTCATGGCCACCGGCATCGTGGACCACGAGACCGGCACCCGCGACATCCGCCGCCTGAACGGCCTCTTCAAGGCCCTGCCCATCACCGGCACGCTCGCGATGGTGGCCGCGGCCGCGATGGCGGGCGTGCCGCTGCTCAACGGGTTCCTGTCGAAGGAGATGTTCTTCGCCGAGACGGTGTTCGTGTCGTCGGCCCCGTGGGTCGAGATCGCGCTGCCGCTGGCGGCCACGCTCGCGGGCATCTTCAGCGTGGCCTACTCGCTGCGCTTCACGGTGGACGTCTTCTTCGGCCCGCTGGCCGAGGACCTGCCGCGCACGCCCCATGAGCCGTCGCGCTGGATGCGCGTGCCGGTCGAGCTGCTCGTGCTGGGCTGCCTCGTGGTGGGCATCGCCCCGGCCTGGTCCGTGGCGGGCTTCCTGGCGACGGCGGCCGCCCCGGTGGTCGGCGACCACCTGCCCGCCTACAGCCTCGCGATCTGGCACGGCTGGAACGCGCCCATGTTCATGAGCATCGTCGCGCTCGCGGGCGGCACGGTGTTCTACCTGCTGCTGCGCAAGCAGCTCAAGCGCGGCCGCTTCCCCGCGCCCCCCGTGGTCTCGCTGCTGAGCGGCAAGCGGTTCTTCGAACGCACCCTGGTGTTCCTCAGCTGGTTCGGCCGCCGCGGCCTGCGCGCCTTCGGCACCGCGCGGCTGCAGTCGCAGATGTTCCGCATGGTGCTCGTCGCGGTCGTCTTCGCCATCGCCTCGCTGTGGGGCCAGCAGCTCGTGTGGGGCGACCGGCCGCGCATCCCGATGTCGCCAGTGTTCGCGGGCATCTGGGTCATCGGCATCGTCTGCGCCATCGGCGCGGCCTGGCAGGCGAAGTACCACCGGCTCGCCGCGCTCACGATGATGGCCGGCGCGGGCCTGTCCACCTGCATCACGTTCGTGTGGTTCTCGGCGCCCGACCTCGCACTCACCCAGCTCACCGTCGAGGTGGTGACCACCGTGCTGATCCTGCTCGGGCTGCGCTGGCTGCCCAAGCGCATCGAGGTGAACGCCCGCGAGCTGCGCACCGACCTGCGCGCCCGCGCCCGCCGCACGCGCGACTTCGCGCTGTCCGCCGTGGTGGGCGTCGGCATGGCCGGCCTGTCGTACGCGTTGCTCACGCGCGCGGCACCGCAGAGCATCTCGCCGTTCTTCTTGTCGCGTGCGCTGCCGGAAGGCGGCGGCACCAACGTCGTCAACGTGATGCTGGTCGACTTCCGCGGCTTCGACACCATGGGCGAGATCACCGTGCTGTCGGCCGTCGCGCTCACGGTCTACGCGCTGCTGCGCCGGTTCCGCCCGCCGGGTGAAAGCATCGAGCAGCCCGCGCAGCAGCGCGCGGTGCCGCGCGACCTGGTCACCGACCTCGTGAACGCCCGCACCTCCAGCGACACCGCCCAGGGCTACCTGCTCGTGCCGGCCGTGCTGGTGCGGCTGCTGCTGCCGCTGTCGTGGGTGATCGCGATGTACCTCTTCATGCGCGGCCACAACGAACCGGGCGGTGGCTTCGTCGCGGGCCTCGTGGTGGCCATCGCGTTCATCGTGCAGTACATCGTGGCCGGCACCACGTGGGTGGAGGAGCACATGCGGCTGCGTCCACCGCGCTGGATCGCCGTCGGCCTGCTGTTCGCCCTCGGCACCGGCCTCGGCTCGTGGTGGTTCGGCTACCCGTTCCTGACCACGCACACCGCCCACCTGCACCTGCCGCTCGTCGGCGAGATCCACGTCGCGAGCGCGATGTTCTTCGACATCGGCGTGTTCGCCGCCGTCGTGGGGTCCACGCTGCTGATCCTCACCGCCATTTCCCACCAATCGGTCCGCAGCCACCGCAAGGACCGTCCCGCCCCAGGAGCCGCCTGATGGAAGAAATCATCGCCATCGCGATCGGCGTCCTCGCCGCCTCGGGCGTGTGGCTGCTGCTGCGCCCCCGCACCTTCCAGGTCATCATGGGCCTGTCGCTGCTGTCGTATGCCGTGAACCTCTTCATCTTCAGCATGGGCAGCCTGTCCATCGGCAACGAACCCATCATCCGCCCTGGCCTGCCCGCGGACCTCGAGCACTACACCGACCCGATGCCCCAGGCCCTCGTGCTGACGGCCATCGTCATCGGCTTCGCGATGACCGCGCTGTTCCTCGTCGTGCTGCTCGCGTCGCGCGGCTTCACCGGCACCGACCACGTCGAC
This genomic stretch from Piscinibacter gummiphilus harbors:
- a CDS encoding retropepsin-like aspartic protease family protein; the encoded protein is MTDAVRRLAAGLALAGCAGLAAAQQVSMSGSLGASKALLIIDGQPRTVAVGSTVGGVRLISTGPDQSVVDVGGRRLTLMIGAAHVGNSPDTPGDGTRIVLSASTGGHFLATGSINGSSTQFMVDTGATSVAMSQAEADRLGVKYQQGRQGKAHTAGGEVTLHRVRLAAIRIGDVTVRDVDAVVLPTPMPYILLGNTFLSRFQMTRQNDIMTLDRRF
- a CDS encoding VUT family protein yields the protein MGDTFVRLWRPIAAMVAVIVSSNWLVQFPINDWLTWGAFTYPVAFLVTDLTNRAVGAQGARRVVWIGFPVAVAVSLALAPWRIGVASGAAFLIAQLMDVAVFNRWRQSSWWKAPLIGSAVASVVDTAVFFSIAFAGTGMDWMQLAAGDLGIKWLMAAVLLLPYRWMLPHLQAWAPAR
- the murB gene encoding UDP-N-acetylmuramate dehydrogenase — translated: MQIESGVSLKPYNTFGLPAVAQTLVRITDDAGVRQVVDHPDLGTTPKFILGGGSNIVLTRDMPQVVLKVEVRGLRVVEERADAWIVEAGAGETWHDFVAWTLDQGLPGLENLALIPGTVGASPVQNIGAYGIEVKDRFESLDGVDLLTGRSVTLNGEFCAFGYRDSVFKHSLAGRVVITRVRFRLPKPWQPVLGYLELERKMAEHGVTRPEPRQVFDWICAIRRAKLPDPAVVGNAGSFFKNPVVTPEQCRDIIGRDPEIVHYPMPDGTMKLAAGWMIDACGWKGKSVGKAGVYEKQALVLVNRGGAIGSEVMLLAKAIQESVYGRFGIRLEPEPVVV
- the ppnP gene encoding pyrimidine/purine nucleoside phosphorylase, giving the protein MSNITQSLAGKVSTKANVYFDGKCVSHSIELADGTKKSVGVILPATLNFGTGAPEIMELIDGSCRVKLKGESEWKTYSGGQSFSVPGNSSFDIEVTTALHYICHFG
- a CDS encoding serine/threonine protein kinase gives rise to the protein MTSSLPPTTSTGSAPLQDEHDALPVGTRLGEFEILKVLGVGGFGIVYLAMDHALDRLVAVKEYMPSMMAARGRGTEVSLRSSMHQDTFNIGLRSFVNEAKLLARFNHPSLVKVYRFWEANGTAYMAMPFYPGRTLKDERRAMLHTPDESWLRGLVDPLLGAMEVLHKESVYHRDIAPDNILLLPDGPPVLLDFGAARAVIGDRTQSLTAVLKPSYAPIEQYADVGHLRQGPWTDLYALGAVLHFVVTGRPPKPSASRAVHDDHVPLTTLPREVTGSMPLKVLKAIDWALTVSPHTRPQNVQQFRDALEGRVDPPEQPAPVPAAPAVPVSPPAAGWDRTQQTDDAAPVDLELTVVTKPAATPADATIAAPPRGATGTAPVRPPAAAVPVPPPPPPPPAPPAVSAPPVAPAPPPRTSRALPPMFDGADAPAEATGSGSRTGLMLGVLGAVLLVVVALGYLLLKDRLGKPAAPVTPPAVAASAAVPVIVAPATVPATPATPAVDPAPAAVAPPPVVAVPNWSASAVAPAVAPPPATTPVTPPPVTAVAPTPAPRANPQPARPRTPAATPAAPAAAAQTPRDVCNARATGSMSSCMQRVCTQGALVDHPQCVQLRRDSEW
- a CDS encoding YajQ family cyclic di-GMP-binding protein: MPSFDAVLDPNLVEVRNAVDNTAKEIGTRFDFKGSSAKVELKEKELTVFADSDFQIGQVLDILIAKLTKRNVDIRFMDRTAKIEKIGGDKVKQVITVKSGIDADTAKKIQTAIKGSKLKVQASIQGDTVRVTGAKRDDLQAAMALIRADVPDAPVSFNNFRD